A window of Photobacterium sp. GJ3 contains these coding sequences:
- the yaaA gene encoding peroxide stress protein YaaA codes for MLIVVSPAKTLDYESPLATQVHTLPELLDHSAELIEVCRKLTPMDIASLMKVSDKIAGLNAARFADWHPDFTSENARQAILAFKGDVYTGLEAETLSDEDFTFAQQHLRMLSGLYGLLRPLDLMQPYRLEMGTKLANGRGTNLYQFWDNIITDKLNAALEAQGDDILINLASNEYFKAVKPKSLKGKVITPVFKDCKNGQYKVISFFAKKARGMMARYIIENRLTSVEQLKQFDVAGYYFSPEESTATELVFKREAQ; via the coding sequence ATGTTGATTGTGGTTTCGCCCGCCAAAACTCTGGATTATGAATCGCCGTTGGCAACTCAGGTACATACTTTGCCTGAACTGCTGGATCACTCCGCTGAACTGATTGAAGTCTGCCGTAAACTCACGCCGATGGATATTGCCAGCCTGATGAAGGTGAGTGACAAAATTGCCGGCCTGAATGCTGCGCGCTTCGCCGACTGGCATCCGGACTTCACCTCAGAGAATGCCCGTCAGGCAATTCTGGCGTTCAAAGGTGATGTTTACACGGGTCTGGAAGCGGAAACCCTGAGCGACGAGGATTTTACGTTTGCTCAGCAACATCTCAGAATGCTGTCTGGCCTGTATGGCTTGCTCCGTCCGTTGGATCTGATGCAGCCTTATCGTCTGGAAATGGGCACCAAACTGGCCAATGGCCGCGGCACTAACCTGTATCAGTTCTGGGATAACATCATTACCGACAAACTGAATGCGGCACTGGAAGCACAAGGGGACGATATCCTGATTAATCTGGCGTCCAATGAATACTTCAAAGCAGTGAAACCCAAATCCCTGAAAGGCAAGGTGATTACACCTGTCTTTAAAGACTGCAAGAATGGTCAGTACAAAGTGATCAGCTTCTTTGCCAAAAAAGCACGGGGTATGATGGCACGATACATCATTGAGAATCGTCTGACTTCAGTTGAACAACTCAAGCAGTTTGATGTGGCTGGGTATTATTTCTCACCGGAAGAATCCACGGCGACTGAGCTGGTCTTCAAACGCGAAGCGCAGTAA
- a CDS encoding IS110 family transposase — protein MMTNSNVYIYGIDLGKNCFHMIAMDKQGHILSRQKLTRSQMKEFVINTPPTTVCFEACPGSQYWGRMFADAGFEVKIIPAQFVKPYLKSNKNDFNDAAAIAEAGSRGSMRCVPLKTDEQLALQATHRVRQRFITERTAVVNQMRALLLEYGITVPVGRKVFERALPSILEDADNGLPDFMRALVFRLRERWQYLDVQIDEMSELLKQAAIASEQCKLISTVPGIGPIVSTALIAAVGSGNQFKRARDMSAWLGLVPKQYSTGGKSNLGSISKRGNTYLRTLVVQGAKALKIHMNREQSSLGKWIGRLEASHHHHVVLIALANKLIRICWKVLTSGREYQAYPSTV, from the coding sequence ATGATGACCAACTCAAACGTGTACATTTATGGTATCGACCTGGGCAAAAACTGTTTTCACATGATTGCGATGGATAAGCAGGGACACATTCTCTCCAGACAAAAGCTAACTCGAAGCCAAATGAAAGAGTTTGTCATCAATACGCCGCCAACAACCGTGTGTTTTGAAGCATGCCCTGGCTCTCAGTATTGGGGGCGCATGTTTGCTGATGCTGGCTTTGAAGTGAAGATAATCCCGGCACAGTTTGTAAAACCTTACTTGAAATCAAATAAGAACGACTTCAATGACGCCGCTGCGATTGCCGAAGCTGGTAGTCGTGGCTCTATGCGCTGTGTGCCATTAAAAACTGATGAACAGCTTGCGTTGCAGGCAACACACCGAGTCCGACAGAGATTTATTACGGAACGAACAGCTGTTGTTAATCAGATGCGCGCACTTTTGTTGGAATACGGGATAACAGTACCTGTAGGACGGAAGGTATTTGAGCGAGCCCTTCCAAGTATTTTGGAAGATGCTGACAATGGATTGCCAGATTTCATGCGTGCGTTAGTTTTTCGTTTACGAGAACGCTGGCAGTACCTTGATGTTCAGATAGACGAGATGAGTGAATTATTGAAACAGGCGGCAATCGCGTCCGAACAATGCAAGTTGATAAGCACAGTACCCGGCATCGGCCCAATCGTATCAACGGCTTTGATTGCGGCTGTTGGCAGCGGAAACCAGTTCAAACGAGCAAGGGATATGTCAGCCTGGTTGGGGTTGGTACCGAAGCAATATTCGACCGGAGGAAAGTCTAACCTCGGGAGCATCAGTAAACGAGGTAACACCTACTTACGAACGTTGGTTGTCCAAGGAGCAAAAGCATTGAAAATTCACATGAATCGAGAGCAGTCTTCCCTTGGGAAGTGGATTGGCAGACTGGAGGCCTCACATCATCACCATGTGGTTCTTATTGCGCTGGCAAACAAACTCATTCGTATCTGCTGGAAGGTATTAACCTCTGGTCGAGAATATCAGGCATACCCGAGCACGGTATAA
- a CDS encoding sodium:solute symporter family protein, producing MAGGMKGAMMTDVLQGFLMVLTAIVTFFVSVRAGGGLEHINASLVAQNEAYVTHPGAKGSFPWAGYVSMIVMWSFFTIGQPTLFTKFFTMKNYSTLFKAVILGTLGMLLSATLIEWAGVNAILSVPGLEGKQTDFIVPMLLQQNLEPIFASILIAGIVSAGMSTIDALLVVATGGVTRDIYQNVINPQATPKQIFQLSRIVTVLIGIAGVAIGIAKPAGIFELIKFAFGGLGIWVAPVILGMYWKGATKEGAIASVIFGELLYVMMKLGWVKLNFGFDPLIISWGFTMLVLTVVSLCIGRNSDAAIDRHFNALSKSSAGR from the coding sequence ATGGCCGGCGGGATGAAAGGCGCCATGATGACCGATGTACTCCAGGGCTTTCTGATGGTGCTGACTGCAATTGTGACATTCTTCGTGTCAGTCCGCGCGGGCGGTGGGCTTGAGCACATCAATGCATCACTGGTTGCACAGAACGAAGCTTATGTGACTCATCCCGGGGCGAAAGGGAGCTTTCCTTGGGCCGGATACGTTTCAATGATTGTGATGTGGAGTTTTTTTACGATTGGTCAGCCGACGCTTTTCACCAAGTTTTTTACCATGAAAAATTACTCGACTTTGTTTAAAGCTGTCATTCTGGGCACTTTAGGCATGCTGTTGTCGGCAACACTGATTGAGTGGGCTGGTGTGAATGCAATTTTATCGGTTCCGGGTTTGGAAGGGAAACAAACCGACTTTATCGTCCCCATGTTATTACAACAGAACCTTGAGCCAATTTTTGCCTCTATTTTGATTGCCGGGATTGTGTCAGCGGGTATGTCAACTATTGATGCTTTACTGGTTGTCGCAACGGGTGGGGTCACTCGGGATATTTATCAGAATGTGATCAATCCACAGGCAACGCCGAAACAAATCTTTCAACTGTCTCGTATTGTGACCGTGCTGATTGGGATTGCAGGCGTCGCGATTGGTATTGCAAAACCTGCGGGAATTTTCGAACTGATTAAGTTTGCGTTCGGTGGATTGGGAATCTGGGTTGCACCTGTCATTTTAGGTATGTACTGGAAAGGGGCGACGAAAGAGGGTGCGATTGCGTCTGTCATTTTCGGAGAATTGCTGTATGTGATGATGAAGCTGGGTTGGGTCAAGTTGAATTTCGGATTTGATCCTTTGATTATTTCTTGGGGATTTACCATGCTCGTCCTCACCGTCGTTAGTCTGTGTATCGGCCGTAACTCTGATGCAGCCATTGATCGTCATTTTAATGCCTTGTCAAAATCTTCTGCAGGTCGATAG
- a CDS encoding GntR family transcriptional regulator yields MGVRIAIPTFSFETSAGLMFNFILNKNLPIGAQAQLEGYIEFGIMSGYFWHQPQLPSVRELAAQLDISQATVSKAYENLKKKSLIYTLPGKGVFVHQPTLESERQQSIESLKGDFRSLIQRSRSLNIDPILFIHLFDEGVKPIKLDKKVAWVGNATRVNEKYIRELEKLVDIQPKIDNFSFDEFSSYSNKSDYGLILTIPHCVSKVEGMLSGTPILAPYLVPSPVVIQHLKEMKRNSKILMVSAYQNFIPVMMEGVNVYLNEDYEITSIFVDDLVSEMNRQTYDVIIYSSGCFDTIKKINLSESIVFEYDHIPAYEYLQGIAIPALYKMTCEHRAEKEK; encoded by the coding sequence GTGGGGGTGAGAATCGCCATCCCCACCTTTTCTTTTGAAACATCAGCGGGGCTTATGTTTAATTTTATCCTTAATAAAAACTTACCCATTGGTGCGCAGGCACAGTTAGAGGGTTATATTGAGTTTGGTATTATGTCGGGATATTTCTGGCATCAGCCGCAACTTCCTTCTGTTCGTGAATTGGCTGCTCAGCTTGATATTTCTCAGGCGACAGTCAGTAAAGCTTATGAAAACCTGAAAAAAAAATCACTGATCTATACATTGCCCGGTAAAGGTGTTTTTGTTCATCAGCCCACACTGGAAAGCGAACGACAGCAAAGTATTGAATCTTTAAAAGGTGATTTTCGGTCATTGATTCAGCGTTCCAGAAGTCTCAATATTGATCCAATATTGTTTATTCATCTTTTTGATGAGGGTGTGAAACCAATCAAGCTGGACAAAAAAGTGGCTTGGGTTGGTAATGCAACACGTGTCAATGAGAAGTATATCCGAGAGCTCGAAAAGTTAGTCGACATTCAACCAAAGATCGATAATTTCAGTTTTGATGAGTTTTCATCCTATTCGAATAAAAGCGACTATGGACTGATATTGACGATCCCACATTGTGTGTCAAAAGTTGAAGGCATGCTCTCCGGAACGCCCATTCTTGCACCTTATTTGGTGCCCTCTCCGGTCGTGATTCAACATTTAAAAGAAATGAAAAGAAACAGCAAAATTTTGATGGTTTCTGCGTATCAGAATTTTATCCCGGTGATGATGGAAGGTGTCAATGTTTACTTGAATGAAGATTATGAGATTACTTCTATTTTTGTGGATGACTTGGTTTCTGAAATGAATCGTCAGACTTATGATGTGATTATTTATAGTTCAGGATGCTTTGATACGATCAAAAAAATAAATTTATCTGAGTCGATTGTATTTGAGTATGACCATATTCCTGCTTATGAATACTTACAAGGAATTGCGATACCGGCATTGTATAAAATGACGTGTGAGCACAGGGCAGAGAAAGAGAAATAA
- a CDS encoding creatininase family protein, with the protein MMNISDMNWFQVESYLEHDDRAMISLGSTEQHAYLSLCVDHILSSKLAEESGSRAQVPVFPGVPFGIAPYFSAFPGTVTIRPTTYFQFVCDLLDSLYRQGFRRIMIINGHGGNSPVQAQIQHWLMAHQDAKVIFHNWWASTTVQNMVQSISSNASHASWMENFPWTRLQGVVMPDAEKPMIDLQKMAQLSPAAAKAMIGDGNYGGRYSMSDDVMLAIWQAAVEEATHLVEHGWAVSDDC; encoded by the coding sequence ATGATGAATATTAGTGATATGAACTGGTTTCAGGTTGAATCCTATTTAGAGCATGATGACCGAGCGATGATATCTCTGGGAAGTACAGAGCAGCACGCATATCTAAGCCTTTGTGTTGATCATATTTTATCTTCAAAACTTGCAGAAGAGTCTGGTTCTCGAGCACAAGTGCCTGTATTTCCGGGAGTTCCGTTTGGTATTGCACCTTATTTCAGCGCCTTCCCCGGCACAGTGACGATACGCCCGACAACGTATTTTCAATTTGTTTGCGATCTCTTAGATAGTTTGTACCGCCAGGGGTTTCGCCGGATCATGATCATCAATGGACATGGGGGGAACAGCCCGGTTCAGGCACAAATTCAGCATTGGCTGATGGCGCATCAGGATGCAAAAGTGATCTTTCATAACTGGTGGGCATCGACAACAGTACAGAACATGGTTCAGTCCATTTCTTCCAATGCATCGCATGCCTCCTGGATGGAAAACTTCCCCTGGACACGGTTGCAAGGTGTCGTGATGCCGGATGCGGAAAAACCGATGATTGATCTGCAGAAAATGGCGCAACTATCACCCGCCGCAGCAAAGGCAATGATTGGCGATGGTAATTATGGCGGACGTTATTCAATGAGTGATGACGTGATGCTGGCAATCTGGCAAGCCGCTGTGGAAGAAGCGACTCATTTGGTGGAACACGGGTGGGCGGTCTCTGACGACTGCTGA
- the iadA gene encoding beta-aspartyl-peptidase, with translation MFTVIKNGKVLHNGVIEHHEILIAGEKILAIQPVINPCEWMSPVAEIDAGGQFVLPGMIDQHVHLIGGGGESGFSTRTPEVQISKLVQAGITTVLGLLGTDSVCRHLESLYAKVKGLEEEGITAYMVTGAYQVPSPTITGSVYQDVVFIDKVLGCKTAIADHRSSHPTVSELTRMASEVRVGAMLANKAGLIVVHMGNSSKALTLIDDVLKQSDIPIKHFLPTHVNRQQHLFHQAIQFALKGGAIDLTSGIDPDLGAAGAVKPSLGILQALDAGVSLNQMTLSSDGNGSIPVFNQAGNMIGMGVAGFESLLGSIQDLVSAGLALEKAWTLVSSNVATRLHLTETGELKPGYQADLVFLDDHDLSLTLTMAKGSVMYKRGAYCKQGMFE, from the coding sequence ATGTTTACAGTGATTAAAAACGGAAAAGTATTACACAACGGCGTGATTGAACATCATGAAATTCTGATTGCGGGTGAAAAAATTCTCGCGATACAACCGGTTATCAACCCCTGTGAGTGGATGAGCCCTGTCGCGGAAATTGATGCAGGTGGCCAGTTTGTCTTACCCGGCATGATTGATCAGCATGTTCATCTTATCGGTGGCGGGGGAGAAAGTGGTTTTTCAACCCGGACGCCAGAAGTGCAGATCAGTAAGTTGGTTCAAGCTGGGATTACCACGGTGCTGGGCTTGCTGGGAACGGATAGCGTTTGCCGTCATCTTGAATCTCTCTATGCGAAAGTGAAAGGGCTTGAGGAAGAAGGGATAACCGCGTACATGGTGACCGGTGCTTATCAGGTGCCGAGTCCGACAATTACAGGTTCTGTTTATCAGGATGTTGTTTTTATTGATAAAGTACTGGGGTGTAAAACGGCCATTGCGGATCATCGATCTTCCCATCCGACCGTTTCGGAGCTCACGCGTATGGCTTCAGAGGTTCGCGTTGGGGCCATGCTGGCCAATAAGGCGGGGCTGATTGTGGTGCATATGGGAAATTCATCCAAGGCACTGACATTGATTGATGATGTACTCAAACAGAGCGACATTCCGATCAAACACTTTTTGCCCACCCATGTGAACCGTCAGCAACATTTGTTTCATCAGGCGATTCAATTTGCGTTGAAGGGCGGGGCGATTGATTTAACTTCCGGGATTGATCCTGATCTGGGCGCAGCAGGAGCGGTCAAGCCGAGTTTAGGGATTTTACAGGCGCTGGATGCCGGGGTCAGTTTAAATCAGATGACACTGAGCTCTGATGGGAATGGCAGTATTCCGGTCTTTAATCAGGCTGGAAATATGATTGGGATGGGTGTCGCAGGCTTCGAGAGTCTGCTGGGGAGTATACAAGACTTAGTCAGCGCAGGACTCGCATTGGAGAAAGCCTGGACACTGGTTTCTTCGAATGTCGCAACCCGACTCCATTTAACTGAGACAGGTGAATTGAAGCCCGGTTATCAGGCGGATCTTGTGTTCCTGGATGATCATGATTTGTCTTTAACGCTGACCATGGCGAAAGGCAGCGTGATGTATAAGCGCGGAGCATACTGCAAGCAGGGAATGTTCGAATGA
- a CDS encoding DegT/DnrJ/EryC1/StrS aminotransferase family protein — translation MIDGPRMELLSSTLTKKEVTLAKQGLSLGDHCSNFAAEHLYPLLKARFNAKSCHGFMGGRASLFAVIQALSLQPGDEILVPAFTCQAVTNALTATGAVVVFVDIEPETYGMSADLLLSAITPRSRVLFIQYTFGLICKDLTRLLEIAKQHHLRIIEDCAHALGARYQNQEVGRFGDIAFFSSERSKLINTIHGGFVITHDQALADAMDEIVQQARLPPTEFTEALLMTLIHDYYRYAAPRRHVLYPRLMEAGLNQLTLLPQMFAQELQGQIAAHYHYRMPDIVAKIIWLQLKGLPQRAAVRQQNAMKWQRVAQEKGWQTPVVIPQSEPAWLRYPVVADLKTKEKLKTDPYALAEMNAAIGVWFTSATHPAPIDLPNCPIGTYLAQRCINFPTY, via the coding sequence ATGATCGATGGTCCTCGCATGGAGTTGTTATCGTCGACCTTAACCAAGAAAGAAGTGACGCTTGCCAAACAGGGCTTATCCCTCGGGGATCATTGCAGCAACTTTGCTGCTGAGCATTTGTATCCGTTGCTGAAAGCGCGATTCAATGCAAAAAGCTGCCATGGGTTTATGGGGGGGAGAGCATCATTATTTGCGGTGATACAGGCGCTTTCTTTACAGCCTGGTGATGAAATTCTGGTGCCGGCGTTTACCTGTCAGGCAGTGACAAATGCACTGACAGCGACAGGTGCAGTTGTTGTTTTTGTCGATATTGAGCCGGAAACCTACGGCATGTCGGCAGATCTGTTGCTCAGCGCCATCACACCGCGTAGTCGTGTTCTATTTATTCAATATACTTTTGGGTTGATCTGCAAAGATCTGACGCGGTTACTGGAGATCGCAAAACAACATCACCTTCGGATCATCGAAGACTGCGCACATGCACTCGGCGCACGATATCAGAATCAGGAAGTGGGAAGGTTTGGTGATATTGCCTTTTTCAGCAGCGAACGCTCTAAATTGATCAACACCATTCATGGCGGATTTGTGATCACCCATGATCAGGCACTGGCAGATGCAATGGATGAGATAGTCCAGCAAGCGCGACTCCCCCCGACAGAGTTCACGGAAGCTTTACTGATGACGCTGATCCACGACTATTATCGCTATGCCGCGCCACGCAGGCATGTCTTATATCCTCGGCTCATGGAAGCCGGGTTGAATCAGCTGACCTTGCTCCCTCAAATGTTCGCGCAAGAGTTACAGGGACAAATTGCGGCGCATTATCACTATCGCATGCCGGATATTGTGGCAAAAATCATCTGGCTGCAGTTGAAGGGGTTACCCCAACGTGCAGCAGTGAGGCAGCAAAATGCGATGAAATGGCAGCGGGTGGCACAGGAAAAAGGATGGCAAACTCCGGTTGTGATCCCACAGTCTGAACCCGCCTGGCTTCGGTATCCTGTAGTTGCTGATCTGAAAACGAAAGAAAAGCTGAAAACAGATCCTTATGCATTGGCTGAAATGAACGCTGCGATAGGCGTTTGGTTTACATCCGCCACCCATCCAGCACCGATAGACCTGCCCAATTGTCCGATCGGCACATACCTTGCTCAGCGTTGTATTAACTTTCCGACTTACTGA
- a CDS encoding sugar diacid recognition domain-containing protein, whose amino-acid sequence MNIHVELANEIVKRAMAIIHHNVNIIDGNGIIIASGHAKRIGQKHGAAIEAIKNGARITINNDTEASRYTNTEPGINHPIIIDGEVSIVIGISGNPVVIERFSELAILTAELLLKRVNEIHISNWKKRVSDNLVSEYIEYGETERGLLALEKLNYNSGLLLSDTVPVIIKIDIQDFMMTDVFESLLSKLSSFVDLDRIILLNHSEVLLLLPGHASISPMIEKAEIAVSSQLSRFKIGVGILANTPCDIRNSVILSRSVIEIGCKSNSKNRIYDFKNMAILCILKEIENSHLKSYFSQINESLIAHSQGEQIIETLDLFIQNNAELSKTATQLGIHRNTLSYRLSSIKKITALDPLKFMDLLQLSIAIHCYRKDHPGENHWIETII is encoded by the coding sequence ATGAATATTCATGTTGAGTTAGCAAACGAGATTGTCAAAAGGGCGATGGCAATCATCCATCATAATGTGAATATCATCGATGGGAATGGCATTATTATCGCCTCCGGTCACGCCAAACGGATTGGCCAAAAACATGGTGCTGCGATTGAGGCCATTAAAAATGGCGCTAGAATTACAATTAATAATGACACGGAAGCCTCTCGGTATACAAACACTGAACCAGGAATTAATCACCCCATTATTATTGATGGTGAAGTTTCGATTGTGATAGGCATCAGTGGAAACCCAGTTGTTATTGAACGTTTTTCTGAATTGGCCATTCTAACCGCTGAACTTTTATTAAAACGTGTCAATGAAATTCATATCTCTAACTGGAAAAAAAGAGTGAGTGACAATCTCGTTAGTGAATACATCGAGTATGGAGAAACGGAAAGAGGTTTACTGGCATTAGAAAAACTCAATTATAATAGTGGCTTACTATTATCAGACACGGTGCCGGTAATTATCAAAATTGACATTCAAGATTTCATGATGACCGATGTATTCGAAAGTTTACTCAGTAAACTTTCTTCCTTTGTGGATCTAGATAGAATCATATTATTAAACCATTCCGAGGTTCTGCTCCTGCTTCCCGGACATGCATCAATATCACCCATGATAGAGAAAGCAGAAATTGCAGTATCCAGCCAGTTAAGTCGTTTTAAAATAGGCGTTGGTATTCTGGCCAATACACCGTGTGACATTCGAAACTCAGTCATTCTCTCACGTTCCGTTATCGAAATTGGTTGTAAGTCGAACAGTAAAAATCGTATCTACGACTTCAAAAACATGGCGATTCTATGTATTTTAAAAGAAATAGAAAACAGCCATTTAAAAAGTTATTTTAGTCAAATTAATGAATCTTTAATTGCCCATTCGCAAGGTGAACAAATCATAGAAACCCTGGATTTATTCATTCAAAACAACGCTGAGTTGAGTAAAACTGCAACGCAACTTGGTATTCACCGGAATACACTCTCCTACCGACTGTCCAGTATCAAAAAAATCACAGCACTCGATCCTTTAAAGTTTATGGATTTACTCCAGCTGTCGATAGCCATTCACTGCTACAGAAAAGACCATCCAGGTGAAAATCACTGGATAGAGACGATTATCTAG
- a CDS encoding glycerate kinase — MKIVVALDSFKGSMTAEQACLAAVRGLKKALPDSHIIPLPVADGGEGLIETIRHSAAFSDAELIHVDVTGPYYTQVKAAYLRSDQTAIIEMAQSCGLELTPESQRDARFATSYGFGELVMHALESGCRRFIIGLGGSATNDAGIGFAQALGVRFYDDDGQPIPVPARATHMQDVSSVDRSHLPLLLQDISIDVCCDVSNPLLGETGATYVYGQQKGGTPETLYALEMAMSNYAAVVEDVTGRRAIHISGAGAAGGMGAALIWFTNAVLKPGIQVVLDLIQIDDVLSDSQLVITGEGKIDRQTAYGKVPVGVAQRAAAQGIPVIALAGSIDFDMGQLSIPNIHAMSAIVQQPMPLSQAMASGEYLTEIAAEQMGYLLKIGQKIAPC; from the coding sequence ATGAAAATTGTTGTTGCATTAGACTCGTTCAAAGGAAGCATGACTGCCGAGCAGGCTTGTCTTGCTGCTGTAAGGGGGTTGAAAAAAGCTTTACCTGACAGCCATATCATCCCCTTACCTGTGGCGGACGGTGGAGAAGGTTTGATTGAAACGATCCGTCACAGCGCTGCATTTTCTGATGCAGAACTCATCCATGTGGATGTGACTGGCCCCTACTATACTCAGGTGAAGGCTGCATATTTACGTTCTGATCAAACCGCAATTATTGAAATGGCGCAGTCTTGCGGTCTTGAATTAACGCCAGAGTCACAGCGAGATGCAAGGTTTGCGACCAGCTATGGCTTTGGTGAGCTTGTCATGCATGCTTTGGAGTCAGGTTGTCGACGGTTCATTATTGGCCTGGGTGGTAGTGCGACGAATGATGCTGGCATTGGATTCGCTCAGGCACTTGGGGTTCGTTTTTATGATGATGATGGCCAGCCAATTCCTGTGCCGGCACGAGCAACACACATGCAAGATGTCTCATCTGTCGACAGGAGCCATCTTCCGCTTTTATTGCAGGATATCTCGATCGATGTTTGCTGCGATGTAAGTAATCCCTTACTTGGTGAGACAGGTGCAACTTACGTTTATGGTCAGCAAAAAGGGGGAACACCTGAGACGCTCTATGCACTTGAAATGGCAATGAGCAACTATGCTGCTGTCGTTGAAGATGTCACGGGTCGTCGGGCAATACATATTTCCGGAGCTGGTGCAGCCGGGGGAATGGGGGCTGCATTGATCTGGTTTACCAATGCGGTGCTGAAACCTGGCATACAAGTCGTCCTTGATTTGATCCAAATTGACGATGTTTTGTCAGACAGCCAACTGGTCATCACCGGAGAAGGAAAAATTGATCGGCAAACCGCTTATGGAAAAGTGCCCGTGGGTGTCGCTCAACGTGCTGCTGCACAGGGGATTCCCGTGATTGCGCTTGCTGGCAGTATTGATTTTGACATGGGGCAACTTTCAATTCCCAATATTCACGCAATGAGCGCGATTGTTCAGCAACCAATGCCATTAAGTCAGGCAATGGCGAGTGGCGAATATCTGACGGAGATCGCAGCAGAGCAAATGGGTTACCTATTGAAAATTGGGCAAAAAATTGCTCCCTGTTAA
- the fabG gene encoding 3-oxoacyl-ACP reductase FabG — translation MKLSGKIAIVTGANQGIGFGISRILGREGATVIIVDMNEEGGALAVKKLKEEGAETTFIRCNIGDKQDIKNLFHTVQNTYGRIDILVNNAGINRDAMLHKLNEEDWDSVIDINLKGTFLCMQEAAIRMREQQSGRIINIASASWLGNVGQSNYAASKAGVIGLTKTACRELAKKGVTVNAICPGFIDTNMTRGIPEKVWDIMVSKIPAGYAGNPEDVGACVAFLASDDAHYINGEVINVGGGMVL, via the coding sequence ATGAAACTATCCGGAAAAATTGCAATCGTGACTGGCGCAAACCAAGGCATTGGCTTCGGTATTTCTCGTATTCTTGGGCGAGAAGGCGCGACAGTTATCATTGTTGATATGAATGAAGAAGGTGGTGCTCTTGCTGTCAAGAAATTAAAAGAGGAAGGTGCAGAGACGACTTTCATTCGTTGTAATATTGGTGACAAACAAGATATAAAAAATTTATTTCATACGGTGCAAAACACCTACGGAAGAATTGACATCTTAGTCAACAATGCTGGCATTAACCGCGATGCGATGCTGCATAAACTGAATGAAGAAGATTGGGATAGTGTGATTGATATCAACTTGAAAGGAACTTTCCTATGCATGCAGGAAGCGGCAATCAGAATGCGTGAACAACAATCTGGCCGAATCATTAATATTGCTTCTGCGAGTTGGCTCGGAAATGTGGGTCAGTCTAATTATGCTGCATCAAAAGCTGGTGTGATTGGACTGACAAAAACAGCCTGCCGTGAACTTGCTAAAAAAGGGGTTACCGTGAATGCAATTTGCCCTGGGTTTATTGACACGAATATGACCCGAGGTATCCCGGAAAAAGTCTGGGATATCATGGTTTCAAAAATTCCAGCAGGTTATGCAGGCAATCCAGAAGATGTGGGGGCTTGTGTTGCTTTTCTCGCCTCTGATGATGCTCATTATATTAATGGTGAAGTCATTAATGTCGGTGGTGGCATGGTTTTGTAG